The Archocentrus centrarchus isolate MPI-CPG fArcCen1 chromosome 1, fArcCen1, whole genome shotgun sequence genome includes the window aaaaaacaaattatgtcACAACCTTAGACAGTCCCGACATAGATctaacatgtatttatttttgtaagtcTTTAATCTTtgcatatttcatttttttaataaaacatttaaactaGTTACTGTGGATGTCTTCTCTAGCATGATATGTTTTAAGAAGTCACGAGTAAAGTCCTATCTGTCTCTTAACATGAGGTGCACTTGTTTTGGAATTTGATTCGCCAAGGAGGCTGCGGACGCCCCGCCTCCCGGCAAGCGGAACCTCCTGATTGGTCGTCACCGTCGCCTGTATCGGGGACACCAGGGGAGGCACGAGTTGGCCCGTAAGCCTGCGCTCGCGAGTCATCAGTGTCGGACACGTAGTGGGAACGAGCAGGTCCTGATGCACAAGTCACGGCAACCCTGGGCGGAGATGAAGGCGGACTCCGACTGGCTCTGATTTTTAAAAGCCCTTTTCATTCAGGAGGTTGGTTGCCAGTTGTTATCAATATGGCAGATCCGTTATCCCAAGCACCCACCACTGCAAAAATGGCGTCACTTAACCGGGTCCGAGCTTTGGCGATGATTTTCTTAACTGTCACTGGCTGTTGTGTCACCCCGACAAGTGGCAAGGAAGGGTCCGAGGAGACCGTCATCATAGGGCTCCGACTTGAGGACACGGACGACATTTCCTTCATGGATAAGGGCTACCTGAGGGTGAGTGAGCGCTCTCGGGTGAAATTAAGAGTGTACGGGCAGAACATCAACAACGAGACCTGGTCCAAAATTGCTTTCACGGAATATGAGCGGAGCCGGGCGGTAGGGAGCATTGACAGCTCCTCGGGGGATAACCAGAGCCAGGAGGACTCGTCCGGCTTGCATCCCTGTGGTATTAGGACTTCGGATATAATTATTTTGCCCAACATCATCCTGAATCGAAAGACATCCGGAATAGTTGAAATTGAGGTTAAACCTCTGCGAAAGACGGAGAGGAGTAAAGCGTATTACCTTTGCATCGCCACCTCAACACCGGCCGTGGCCGGGATGCACGACCCGTGGACGGAGAACACCTGGATCTACCACGATGGGGATGACACCAAAGTGATAGTGGTGGAGGAGAAAAAGTTTCTGCTGCCTTTCTGGCTCCAGGTCATTTTCATCTCCATGTTGCTTTGCCTGTCCGGTATGTTCAGCGGGCTGAACCTGGGGCTCATGGCTCTGGACCCCATGGAGCTCCAAATAGTGCAGAACTGCGGCACGGAAAGGGAGAAAAATTACGCCAAAAAAATAGAGCCGGTCAGGAGCCAAGGGAATTATTTGCTTTGCTCTCTTCTGCTCGGGAACGTGTTAGTGAACACCACGCTGACCATCCTGCTGGATGATATTGCCGGTTCCGGCTTGATTGCTGTGGTCATGTCCACCATTGGAATAGTCATTTTTGGGGAAATCGTTCCCCAGGCCATCTGCTCCAGGCACGGCCTCGCTGTGGGCGCCAACACCATATTCCTCACCAAGTTTTTCATGCTGCTTACCTTCCCTGCGTCCTACCCGGTAAGCAAGCTGCTCGACTACCTGCTCGGACAGGAGATAGGAACAGTGTACAACAGAGAGAAGCTTCTGGAGATGCTGCGCGTCACGGACCCCTACAACGATCTAGTGAAAGAGGAGCTGAACATAATCCAGGGCGCGCTGGAGCTGAGGACTAAGACCGTGGAGGACGTGATGACACCGCTGAGGGATTGCTTCATGATCCCCGGGGATGCAACCCTGGACTTCAATACCATGTCAGAGATCATGAAGAGCGGCTACACGCGCATCCCAGTGTTCGAGGGCGAGAGGTCCAATATAGTGGATCTGCTCTTCGTCAAAGACCTGGCCTTCGTGGACCCAGATGATTGCACCCCGCTCAAAACcatcacaaagttttacagccacCCGCTGCATTTTGTGTTCAATGACACCAAGCTGGACGCAATGCTGGAGGAGTTTAAAAAAGGTAAGACCGACAGTTACACATAAACCTTTGACACCTTTTGGATTATGTCTGTTAATAGGCTGGTCTTTCACTTGACCACCCCTTTCCTTGGATAAGAGAAGGTACTCACATGAGTTACGTAATAAAGTTTATGATACAAGGAGTTACAGGTTAACCTTTCAACACTGAGTGCTTGTGCTGCATGTATAGGTCAAATGTCTAAAATCAGATATTAAGCAAtaaaaggaggaagaggaattctTTGCCCCTTTCAAGATTACATTTCTTGTAGTGAAGGAAAAAGAGATGGGGGAGGATGGGTGCAAGGATTATTTTTGCCTCAGACAGCACTGAATGGTGAGGTGTAGTTGCACCATCTTCACAGGTCACTTCCTGTAAAGGGGAGAAGCTGGTGTCCTTATCGTTCTCCATCACTTCCATTAAGTGTTAACGTTCACacgctctctctcctcctgcttttcCTCCTTTTACCTTGCCCTCCACTTGTTCAACCTTTTTCACTCTCTCCCCTTCCTttcatctctccctctctcatttGTAAATGTATTAGGACATGTGGGAATGGTGCAGCGGCAGTGCTAAGGTTATCAGGTAGGGGCATCTTGTTTGAGAACCTGCTTAAATCCctgtctgcctctctccctTGCTTCAGAGTGATGGTGGCGATaactctaatttttttttttttttttttggtccagtCCTGGAATGCAGTCGTGTGGATAATGAATAACAGCCTCTAACACCCTCAAGCCCCCCAtgtgctgtgtgtatttgtatgcaCATGGCGTTTGAGAAAGATGTTTACCTCACCCTTGGTTTATCTGATGTTTTGCATAGCCAACCCCCTCACTGTTGTTGCTTCTGACTAAGTTATTCCCGGAAGGATCTGTAGATTTAGTACTGGACTGGACTGatgcatacacagacacacctgtCAGCAGCTGATTTATTGACActtaaaaatgtggaaaaaaaatcatgattgTTGTGTGCTCATTGGAATATTCGCTTTACTTTAAGAGGATTAATTGGGAGGAAAAACTGAACAAATCAGTGAGCTCCATTACCAGAAATTAGGTGTAGTTCCTGTGCCAAATTAGTATTACATAATATACTATTTGGGgggtgtttgtttatttgttttcatcacAGCTGACCAGTCGCAGACATGCACCAGTTTTCTGAGTAAACAGAGGAAGTTCACCATCCTGTTATATTATTAGAATACTAAGATCACCAGATATGAGCAGCTTATCTCACAGCATCTATTATTATATGTCTCTGTTGTGACTGTGAACATCTGATGGTTAAAAATTTCTGTGTTACAACCTTTTAGTGAATGTTTTTTAggtttgtgtttacttgtgttcgtgtgtgtgttggtgtacaCAACAGACCTGAAACCACGAGCCACTTCATTGATAAGTAAGTTTGTGGAAAATTAACTTGCAACTGTTTCGAAGAAAATAATTGGATCATTGATTCATTAGTTGCACCCATAATTCAGTGACACAGAAACTTGTActaagtgtttattttttttaagttagtgACATTTCCTCCTTGTGGAAGCGAAGGAGGAAATGTCATGTTCCACGCTGATGCAGTTTTAATGATTAATTACACTACTGTATCGTTTGCTTTGACAGAAAATCCCAAACTGATCTGAGTTTTCTGCTCTTTTTAATGAGATGCATCAGGCCACGGcttatctcagctgtcatgggataagaggtggggtacacccttgACTGGTCACCAGATTAtctcagggctaacacagagagaaaaggacTACCATTTATGCCTACAACCAGTTTAGAATTACAAATTAATGTGCGTGGAGagtacagggagaacatgcataCACCAAACAGAAAGACGCCAGCCAGATGGCTGTCTCGAACCCAGGACTCTCTTgctgtgagctgacagtgctaaccactgcacaacTGTGCCACTCATGCACACGTTTCTTTAGAGCCATTCATCAATTTGTGCACAGGATGTAGTTCTGGTTGTGGAGTTTAAAATATCTACACGCACCTCATCAAATTCTCTGGCGCATCAGCTCATTTTCCCTCTGCAGTAACCAAACACTTGCTACATATCTAAcactgattttatgtttaaataaaaattgttgTCACTGGCCTAAGCAGCCATGGCGTACTTTGGTTTGAAATACTTACAGGTAAAAATGTTAGGCAAATAATGCAGTAATGTAAAACGTTCATTTTGCATATGTTAGGAAAAAGAGAGTGTTTTAAGTAATTCAGCTCTATTTATCTCAGATATGCTTGTAAATGGGTAACCAGGTGTATCTATTTATAGTAGTTAGTTGCAATTTGTGCTTTCTGTTCACATCCTCCCACTAAAAGACGCATGCATTAAATTTTCGCGTCACTACACCTGCATACTTATAAACTCATAAACGTTCAGCTCTGGTGGGTATAGTGGCAGTGCTGCTCTCATTGCACCAGAGGGGAATTCAAGGGAGGCAAGTCATAAGCAACTGTTGTAGGGAGGGCTGGAGGGTCAAAGTTTCCAGTCAATCTGGCTCTGTTCACAGTACATGCTCAGTTCaaagtgctttgtattgtaagtcATTGTTAATTAATTTGATGCCGCTTGTGGAGCTGCATAGTCGTTTGGAGTCTGTTaccaccaaaaaaacccaaaacaaagcaaaacaaaaaaaaaacaccccaaaacATCCCACTCATGATTGAGATTGTGCTTGGacaactgctgctgctttgcattGGACCAGAACTTTTTTTGGACAAGTTAGTTCCTCTTCACAGTTGTTGATTTGTAGGAGATGATTTCAGGCTGTACAGCATTACATAATTCACTGCAATGCTCATTTTACCCTTTGTTAAGCTTTAAAACATTCTCAGAAATGCTCATTTTACTCAAAATATAGAGGAGCCACCATAACCAATGTGTGTGCTCCTGCTTATGTTTCTTTTGTAGCTCCATCAAGGCCCTAGGTCAAGGGTTACATACATGAGATTCATACAAGAGGTATTTAATGTAGGCGGACACACTTCTGGAAACTTCTGACCCCTTCATTAATTGCTCTCCATCTGTGACTGCAACAATTACTGTCATCTGGGGGTTTCTTGTCAAGCTGCAGGTTTACCCGTTAATGAGTGGGTCAGTGAGTGCCTTTTGGGACAAAACCAAGTAGTTGAGGCAAAAACAAGAATTTAGCTGCCCTTCTGACTTCCAGTTATGTGTAATATTCCCGAAAGTTAGTCGCTTCATCACATGCAGTGCTTCAAGCTTATTGAGAGGAGGAATGGATTTACCATAGGCATGAGAGCTCAAATCCGGTTATACACAGGTATTCATCTATACCACTCTGCTTTCTGCCTCTGGGGAAGGCAGGCCACTTGTTCAGCATCAGGTGCACCGGCGCTTTAGAGTTAGTTTGTCTTATCTCTTATTTGcaaattgtgtgtgtgatttagtTACTCTGCTGCCTGCTGGTGTAAATATAGTCTTTCGTATGTATACTGTTATGGCATGCCTACAAGCTATTATGAAGAAGTGATCATTCCCTGCCACATTCCTCCGCGACAGCAGCCCACTCATCTGAATACCTTTTCTGCTGTTAAATGACCAAAATTTCATTCAACTGTGTTCTCTTAAATTCAACCACTTTCCTAGCCTAGACTATGCTGTATATTCTTCACTGTTTGAGAGTAAAGCCCCCTGTGTAAGAGAGCCTGCATGAGGATTGGCACGTCTTTAACTAGTTCCCTAATTGCTGCAATATAGGCCAATCTATGCTTAATTCAgattcagcagccttcacaggCTCTTTGCTCAGGACTTTGTCTTAAAGTGAAactcatttttctctctttcggCCTTGTTGAAATACTGacagcagtttgtgtgtgtgagtgtttttttgttgttgtgtttttttaatggttttatcCTTTCTGGGGGTTTGTGTGGAGCATATCAGAGCAAATGTCTAAAAAGCGTGTTGGATTGTTTGCCTGGTAACCCTTGGTGTTTAACGCTGCAACAAGTGTTGGGATTAAATGGCATCGTGTTGGTAAGAACACTTAATGTTTCCTGATGAGGGACACCCCTTTGAACTCAGCGCGACTTCTTCTGCCAGCTGCTCACTTTATCAGAACTAATTACCTCGAATCAAGGGTTGTCTGCATTTCACTATACTTGGTGTTACAGGAGACGGCATTATTTGTAGATTTTCTCTTGAGTGGAATgcaacatcattaaaaaaaaaaactcggcACTTGAATGTTGCATGTACATGTTACCATCAGAGTAATGTAGTGCGTTAAGCACACTGACAGATACTGGTAATTTATaaccaacatttatttattatttaaacactattattttataatcataTGACTTGTGTTTTCTGCTTATTTATTCAGGCACCTGTCTGCATGGTTTATGAGAACAAATATTATTCACTTGTGGTAAACATATTCCTCTGTTTCCGCAAGCCCTTTAGGAGGTCTTTAAGAAGGAAGCCAGAAAACCTCTGTTGTAGTAACCCGTTGTTTGGTAACATTTTGTTTGGGATTCAGTTTAAAGGCCCACACAAGCCGTTAATGCATGTTTTAGCCTGTTTACTAAAAGTCATGAATAACTCACTGTCAGCAGATTTTCCAGCACTTGAGGAAGGTTTGGAGAAGCCTCCTGAAAGCACTTTTGGTAATCCATCACAGTGAAATTTtctttgcctttattttttatcaaGGCGGTGTCTGACAAAGGGTTTTTCTAGTTGACTGGTTGCCGTTAGTTCATGCAGTTAGTTAGCGTACTGTTGCTGAGTGATCCAGCCatgtcatttattcatttaattatttGGGGCCATCGGAAAATTGTTTGAGTTTTTGAGAAAGAGGAGTATATATAGTAAACACGGTGCTACATTACAGAGAATTATTTAATAACTACCCTTTAAAGGACACCTGCTAAGGACACCTGTGTAAGCATTAGTAATTCTACGTGTGCCGCAGTAACCAGGATGCAGACTGATTACCTAATGTGAGAATGAGTGACCATGCTCATTGCACACTTTAGGCTGCtacttacatgtttcacatgATAAGCTGTCTTTGTGGTGGATTAATGAACTACAGAGTGTGCACATCACTTTCTTAGGGTTATCACTGGACCAAACTTTGTATTTTCTGGTtgaccaaataaataaatctaaatctATCTAATAACTGAATGAACCAGCAATGCAAACAAAAATGTCTGTCCGTGGCTAATCTGGGATCTCTCTAGTGTACTTACTTAAGCCTTGGTTATACTCTGTTGTGAGCACAGACACGTAGAATGTATAAGGGCTCCATGGAGTACAGTACTTCTGGAGGGAATGTCCACTTTTTCAGGCCTATAGCATAGCCAGAATTGCCGGATAACTGGTAGTTGCCGATCAGTTCGCTAGTCATTGTTTACAACtgcagatacatttttttttttaaattgttaaattgtcaTTGGACGATAACTGATGTTGTCAAGATTTTATCTCGGCAAGTGCAATCCAGTTTTGCTCGCCACACAGAATGCTTTCCTGCATATATCCAAAGTCTCCTCAGATTGGTCAGTACAATTCaagaacacaaaaataaacagaaagctTTTGGGACCaaaaatatattctttattttcccTGCGACTTATCAGCTATTCCTCGCATTGATTACTTTTGATCCCCAAGGCTATcatcttatttattatttttttcccagcagggacaatttttaagttttgttaGTGAATTCaagtccattcatccatttttttccacgtattttttttttaatatgtgggAATGCGTTTCAGTGCACCCTAACTAACTAGTGTGAAACATATGGTGTTGCTTAATGCCACATTGTGTTCACCAGCCTGTTGCTAAACTTTACCTCATTCAGACCATCACTGTGATAGTCAGCTAACTCTGGTTCAAAATTATCCTCTGAAGCTGGGTTAGACACAGGTCAGATGCTTTCAGGTGCTAGaaataaattgattaaaaaatggaaaataatggCATTGAGACTCCTTGTTGAAAAAAGTGGGGGAGGGTGATAGAAAGGACAAAGAACTAGAAATGTTGGAGATCAAGAGAGTGCACCTTGTGTAAATATGCACAGCCGAGAACAGAGGTGCAGAGTTGGATGATAAGAGAAAAGAAGCTACATGAGATGTCAGTAAACACATCCACCATCTCATGGATTACTGGCTGCCTGACAGACAGGCCGTTGCATGTGTAATTAGGCAGTGCTCTGTTTGGTGATGCACAATATTGGAGCTCCGCAAGGGATTATGCTCTCTCTATTCCTGTTCACCTTGTACACTTCATACTTTCAGTACAGCTCCGAGTCATGCCACCTACAGAAATGCTGTGACGGTTCTCTAGTGGTTGGATGTTTACGTGACAGAAGGAGCAGTACAAAGCGCTAGTGAATGATTTTGCGGAATGGTCTGGGAGGAACTATTTGCTTCTGAATGTGAATAAGACCAGAAAGATGGTTATCAACTTCAGAAGGAAGAGGATGGCTACATGATCCGTGTCTATCCTGGGACAGGATGTTGATGTAGCAGAGAAGTACAAGTACCTGGGCTGAAGTGGAAGGCAAGCACAGAGGCTCTATACAAAAAGGGGATCAGCAGACTCTATTTCCTAAGGAAGCTGAGATCCCTCAATATATCTAGCCAATGAAGGCGATTTTCAATGAGTTAATTGTGGTGAGCACAGTGTattttgctgtggtctgctgggaGAGCACCATCAGAGCTGGTGACACCAACAGCCTGAATAAACTGATTAGTAAGACTggctctctgattggctgcaaactgcAGCCTTTGAAGCTGTGGTGTagaggaggtcactgaacaaactgttatccatcatggataatcctgaccaccctctgcaccacttactCTCTGTAATCCATttgtctattattattattattattattattattataaatccacctcctgtctttttgctaGGGCCCCTGTCTCTAAACCATACATGATAGCAGGTTTCACTaccatcttgtttttttgttttttattattattatttaccaggtaaaatgtttgcgaaccagttctcatttacaaacctTCCCTtttactcttgctgctatctttctgtcacaaatcacacaaCACTTgtttccacccactccaccatgcctgcactctcttcttcacctctcttgtgcacctGCCATTGCTTTGAACCTgaaccccaggtatttaaactcagccaccttcactacctctccTCCTTGCTTCTTCACTGTTACAACTGTCTACCTCTCATTGACACACatttattctgttttgcttctactgactttcatttctcttctctccagtgcatacctccacctctccagactctcttctacctgctccctactctcactacagatcacagtgtggTCTGCGAACATCATAGTtcatggagactcctgcctgacctcatctgtcaacctgtccaacACCATTGCAAACGATAAAGGGCTCAGAACCAATCCCTGATACAGTCCCACctccaccttgaacccatctgtcactcctaccacgTAACACTGTtttgctgtcctcatacatcTCCTGCACCACTCTCACATACCTTTTTGCCACTCCTGAcctcctcatgcagtaccacagttcctctcttggcaccctatctaatgctttctctagatccacaaagacacagtgcaactccttctggCCTTCTGTGTACTTGTGCATCAAAACTCTCAAAGCAATTTGTTGGACAAGACAaacctttgattaaaaaaaaaaacaacagccaaATTGACATTTTCTATTAACAGCACTTACGCTTGTACATTGTCTGGCCTCTGAGTTTGATTTTTCATAATTGTTTGAGCTCCATGGTAACATAATTTTGACAAAGAAATGCGGATGATGTAATGCTTACTAGATGTTGCAATGCAAATTGCaagttcattttctttgtgaagTGGATGAAAACCAGCCATAGCAGGAAATCTAATTCCTAAGCAGTGAAGTACAAGTTATTTGTAATTGTGAAAAATTGTGGCATGAATGCAGGAATACAAGATTTCCGCCAGTCAAATCAGTGCACATTGATctaaaaaaaacttgtttaccagcagtaaaaaaaagttGACAGTGCTCCATGTCAAACCTGTTGAATTTTTTAAGGCCAACCTCAGTAATCAAAAACTGATTGACTGCAATAAGCAGCATTgctggtgaagaaaaaaaatgtattacatGTTACCAGATTAACTAGTAATCTGCAAActattaaatttttaaaaaatccttttCCCAACACTGAttgtaaatgaatgaatgcactGTTGACCTTTCCTGAGTTTGATATTGACTGGGTTGAACTCTTGAGTTTGTTGTGTTACAAGACTGGCTTTTGAATTGCCCCACATTCTTCAGATTCTGGTACAACATGGAGTAGGCTTTTAAGACCCGATTAGTTCAACAGTTAAGGAGTGTCAATCTAGATGCAGTGCATTACCAAAGCCTGTCTGATCTGGCATTAtgacatttctttacatttattttctccCTGGAAccataaactgtgtattttccACCTAATACCAGTGCACCTTGTCCACAGTGATCCCAATTTGCAGCTGGCTGTGGTGCATTCTGATGTCAAAATTAAGATTTTGTGTGTAATTCAGTTTGTAGTCACGTAGGCTACGGTATTATGCAGTACCGGTGCCCTACAACTCCTGCTTTTGTTGTTCAGCAA containing:
- the cnnm2b gene encoding metal transporter CNNM2 isoform X6 produces the protein MADPLSQAPTTAKMASLNRVRALAMIFLTVTGCCVTPTSGKEGSEETVIIGLRLEDTDDISFMDKGYLRVSERSRVKLRVYGQNINNETWSKIAFTEYERSRAVGSIDSSSGDNQSQEDSSGLHPCGIRTSDIIILPNIILNRKTSGIVEIEVKPLRKTERSKAYYLCIATSTPAVAGMHDPWTENTWIYHDGDDTKVIVVEEKKFLLPFWLQVIFISMLLCLSGMFSGLNLGLMALDPMELQIVQNCGTEREKNYAKKIEPVRSQGNYLLCSLLLGNVLVNTTLTILLDDIAGSGLIAVVMSTIGIVIFGEIVPQAICSRHGLAVGANTIFLTKFFMLLTFPASYPVSKLLDYLLGQEIGTVYNREKLLEMLRVTDPYNDLVKEELNIIQGALELRTKTVEDVMTPLRDCFMIPGDATLDFNTMSEIMKSGYTRIPVFEGERSNIVDLLFVKDLAFVDPDDCTPLKTITKFYSHPLHFVFNDTKLDAMLEEFKKGKSHLAIVQRVNNEGEGDPFYEVLGIVTLEDVIEEIIKSEILDETDLYTDNKTKKKITHRERKQDFSAFKPTDNEMKVKISPQLLLATLRFLATEVEPFAPVQMSEKILLRLLKHPNVIQELKYDDKNKRAPEHYLFHRNKPVDYFILILQGKVEVEAGKEGMKFEAGPFSFYGIMALTASPGKISRAESLAGSPVFLNKSPPRPFGLNHSDSLNRSDRIDAITPTLGNSNNQLNSFLHIYVPDYSVRARSDLQYIKVTRQQYQNAVMASRMDKTPQSTDSEFTKIELTLTELHDGVESPAVVTTTATTTITTPAVAFAVANETSHLLNQQQNCVGLSRSNHSSHNEGPI
- the cnnm2b gene encoding metal transporter CNNM2 isoform X1 produces the protein MADPLSQAPTTAKMASLNRVRALAMIFLTVTGCCVTPTSGKEGSEETVIIGLRLEDTDDISFMDKGYLRVSERSRVKLRVYGQNINNETWSKIAFTEYERSRAVGSIDSSSGDNQSQEDSSGLHPCGIRTSDIIILPNIILNRKTSGIVEIEVKPLRKTERSKAYYLCIATSTPAVAGMHDPWTENTWIYHDGDDTKVIVVEEKKFLLPFWLQVIFISMLLCLSGMFSGLNLGLMALDPMELQIVQNCGTEREKNYAKKIEPVRSQGNYLLCSLLLGNVLVNTTLTILLDDIAGSGLIAVVMSTIGIVIFGEIVPQAICSRHGLAVGANTIFLTKFFMLLTFPASYPVSKLLDYLLGQEIGTVYNREKLLEMLRVTDPYNDLVKEELNIIQGALELRTKTVEDVMTPLRDCFMIPGDATLDFNTMSEIMKSGYTRIPVFEGERSNIVDLLFVKDLAFVDPDDCTPLKTITKFYSHPLHFVFNDTKLDAMLEEFKKGKSHLAIVQRVNNEGEGDPFYEVLGIVTLEDVIEEIIKSEILDETDLYTDNKTKKKITHRERKQDFSAFKPTDNEMKVKISPQLLLATLRFLATEVEPFAPVQMSEKILLRLLKHPNVIQELKYDDKNKRAPEHYLFHRNKPVDYFILILQGKVEVEAGKEGMKFEAGPFSFYGIMALTASPVPLSLSRTFAVSRAESLAGSPENKSPPRPFGLNHSDSLNRSDRIDAITPTLGNSNNQLNSFLHIYVPDYSVRARSDLQYIKVTRQQYQNAVMASRMDKTPQSTDSEFTKIELTLTELHDGVESPAVVTTTATTTITTPAVAFAVANETSHLLNQQQNCVGLSRSNHSSHNEGPI
- the cnnm2b gene encoding metal transporter CNNM2 isoform X2, encoding MADPLSQAPTTAKMASLNRVRALAMIFLTVTGCCVTPTSGKEGSEETVIIGLRLEDTDDISFMDKGYLRVSERSRVKLRVYGQNINNETWSKIAFTEYERSRAVGSIDSSSGDNQSQEDSSGLHPCGIRTSDIIILPNIILNRKTSGIVEIEVKPLRKTERSKAYYLCIATSTPAVAGMHDPWTENTWIYHDGDDTKVIVVEEKKFLLPFWLQVIFISMLLCLSGMFSGLNLGLMALDPMELQIVQNCGTEREKNYAKKIEPVRSQGNYLLCSLLLGNVLVNTTLTILLDDIAGSGLIAVVMSTIGIVIFGEIVPQAICSRHGLAVGANTIFLTKFFMLLTFPASYPVSKLLDYLLGQEIGTVYNREKLLEMLRVTDPYNDLVKEELNIIQGALELRTKTVEDVMTPLRDCFMIPGDATLDFNTMSEIMKSGYTRIPVFEGERSNIVDLLFVKDLAFVDPDDCTPLKTITKFYSHPLHFVFNDTKLDAMLEEFKKGKSHLAIVQRVNNEGEGDPFYEVLGIVTLEDVIEEIIKSEILDETDLYTDNKTKKKITHRERKQDFSAFKPTDNEMKVKISPQLLLATLRFLATGKWAPFAPVQMSEKILLRLLKHPNVIQELKYDDKNKRAPEHYLFHRNKPVDYFILILQGKVEVEAGKEGMKFEAGPFSFYGIMALTASPVPLSLSRTFAVSRAESLAGSPGTNKSPPRPFGLNHSDSLNRSDRIDAITPTLGNSNNQLNSFLHIYVPDYSVRARSDLQYIKVTRQQYQNAVMASRMDKTPQSTDSEFTKIELTLTELHDGVESPAVVTTTATTTITTPAVAFAVANETSHLLNQQQNCVGLSRSNHSSHNEGPI
- the cnnm2b gene encoding metal transporter CNNM2 isoform X9 codes for the protein MADPLSQAPTTAKMASLNRVRALAMIFLTVTGCCVTPTSGKEGSEETVIIGLRLEDTDDISFMDKGYLRVSERSRVKLRVYGQNINNETWSKIAFTEYDQEDSSGLHPCGIRTSDIIILPNIILNRKTSGIVEIEVKPLRKTERSKAYYLCIATSTPAVAGMHDPWTENTWIYHDGDDTKVIVVEEKKFLLPFWLQVIFISMLLCLSGMFSGLNLGLMALDPMELQIVQNCGTEREKNYAKKIEPVRSQGNYLLCSLLLGNVLVNTTLTILLDDIAGSGLIAVVMSTIGIVIFGEIVPQAICSRHGLAVGANTIFLTKFFMLLTFPASYPVSKLLDYLLGQEIGTVYNREKLLEMLRVTDPYNDLVKEELNIIQGALELRTKTVEDVMTPLRDCFMIPGDATLDFNTMSEIMKSGYTRIPVFEGERSNIVDLLFVKDLAFVDPDDCTPLKTITKFYSHPLHFVFNDTKLDAMLEEFKKGKSHLAIVQRVNNEGEGDPFYEVLGIVTLEDVIEEIIKSEILDETDLYTDNKTKKKITHRERKQDFSAFKPTDNEMKVKISPQLLLATLRFLATEVEPFAPVQMSEKILLRLLKHPNVIQELKYDDKNKRAPEHYLFHRNKPVDYFILILQGKVEVEAGKEGMKFEAGPFSFYGIMALTASPENKSPPRPFGLNHSDSLNRSDRIDAITPTLGNSNNQLNSFLHIYVPDYSVRARSDLQYIKVTRQQYQNAVMASRMDKTPQSTDSEFTKIELTLTELHDGVESPAVVTTTATTTITTPAVAFAVANETSHLLNQQQNCVGLSRSNHSSHNEGPI